The following proteins are encoded in a genomic region of Drosophila miranda strain MSH22 chromosome 4, D.miranda_PacBio2.1, whole genome shotgun sequence:
- the LOC108164298 gene encoding protein spaetzle 4 isoform X1 — MKRTQMDRRFRITQLITDDAILCLLLIVMVALPIVATGFGFDSANSCTPNGKMSRRGRAQMLASIPCDLGKQAFCHLPGTAYPWHAVRRFVHENQGLMKRMYGDVRHISILRDEIQNNEVDEDDIEDAAERYSKDGGRRSAKYLMHGRDRDRDRDRDRDDFVSYKGNDVLMEPHFRPVSTTTTTTTRGTTTTEAPPTTSTTDRASTSTTTTSAPTSSSISSSTSTTAAPPLENPAVVPNPDSNSVYEVATSTTTSTTPSPGSAGTGDNIQIIESPQLGLRNLSSEVKADPPTPTTLRPTAGPNKSSSATASRRRKPAEPSTISATLRAVPTTTTTAAPTTTATVLIRRNATKSSPAISPSVTTPVSFAALFSGSSTGFSPEKQRRPLTTSTTSAPTPAAGQGPGPGQGPGQGPGQGPGLFPAQAGAATKAGLVRESQLFQDAMKQEPVAVSSNMRGVNACPVKDEVVAPFWANNTRGEVLALLNLYPFEQYVHWEKCTQEFKQMFCRDGCRCEQQYRLHRLLAYDPHNECRGIFSDWFRFPSSCICKCYNIPMEFRATSRSPRSDSSFDAPQERMDLRSDPIEAAEAEVQRAIYDHATEEWYRPRDDFDFFEG, encoded by the exons ATGAAGCGCACCCAAATGGATAGGCGGTTTCGGATCACACAGCTAATAACG GACGATGCCATCCTCTGTCTATTGCTGATCGTAATGGTAGCCCTTCCCATTGTCGCCACAGGATTCGGCTTCGACTCGGCCAACTCTTGCACTCCCAATGGCAAGATGTCGCGTCGCGGCCGGGCCCAAATGCTGGCGTCCATTCCCTGCGATCTGGGGAAGCAGGCCTTCTGCCACCTGCCCGGAACCGCATATCCCTGGCATGCAGTCCGTCGGTTCGTGCATGAGAACCAGGGACTGATGAAGCGCATGTACGGGGATGTGCGACACATCTCCATACTGCGCGATGAGATCCAGAACAACGAGGTGGATGAGGATGATATAGAGGACGCGGCGGAGCGATATAGTAAGGACGGAGGACGTCGCAGTGCCAAGTATCTGATGCATGGTCGCGATCGGGATAGGGATCGTGATCGTGATCGGGATGACTTTGTGAGCTACAAAGGGAATGATGTGCTCATGGAGCCGCACTTCCGACCCGTTTCCACAACTACGACCACGACTACAAGGGGAACGACAACAACGGAGGCTCCACCCACCACCAGTACCACCGACAGAGCATCCACCTCGACCACAACCACATCTGCCCCCACATCCTCTTCGATTTCATCCAGTACGAGCACAACAGCTGCTCCACCTCTTGAGAATCCCGCAGTAGTTCCAAACCCGGACTCGAATAGTGTCTACGAGGTTGCGACCTCAACGACCACCAGCACCACGCCGTCGCCAGGCAGTGCAGGCACTGGAGACAACATCCAAATCATCGAATCGCCTCAGTTGGGATTGCGGAATCTCAGCAGCGAGGTGAAGGCGGATCCACCGACACCCACGACTCTCAGGCCAACCGCAGGGCCCAACAAGAGCTCATCGGCCACGGCCAGTCGCAGAAGAAAGCCAGCAGAGCCCTCCACCATATCGGCCACTCTGAGGGCAGTTCCCACGACGACAACCACAGCGGCTCCAACCACCACTGCCACTGTGCTGATCAGACGCAATGCGACCAAATCCTCGCCTGCGATCTCTCCTTCGGTGACCACGCCCGTTAGCTTTGCCGCCCTCTTTTCGGGCTCGTCGACAGGCTTCAGTCCGGAAAAGCAGCGTAGGCCACTGACCACAAGCACCACATCAGCGCCAACGCCAGCTGCAGGTcaaggtccaggtccaggtcaaGGTCCAGGTCAAGGTCCAGGTCAAGGTCCAGGTCTTTTTCCAGCTCAGGCAGGAGCCGCAACAAAAGCGGGACTGGTGCGTGAAAGTCAACTCTTCCAGGATGCCATGAAGCAGGAGCCGGTGGCGGTGAGCAGCAACATGCGCGGAGT CAATGCCTGTCCGGTGAAGGATGAGGTGGTGGCCCCCTTCTGGGCGAACAACACACGCGGCGAGGTCCTGGCCCTGCTCAATCTGTATCCGTTCGAGCAGTACGTCCATTGGGAGAAGTGCACCCAGGAGTTCAAGCAGATGTTCTGCCGGGATGGATGCCGTTGCGAGCAGCAGTACCGCCTCCACCGTCTGCTCGCCTACGACCCGCACAACGAGTGCCGCGGCATCTTCTCCGACTGGTTCCGATTCCCCTCCAGCTGCATCTGCAAGTGCTACAACATACCAATGGAGTTCCGCGCCACCTCCCGCAGTCCGCGCTCCGACAGTAGCTTCGATGCACCGCAGGAGCGGATGGACCTGAGGTCGGACCCCATAGAAGCCGCAGAGGCGGAGGTGCAGCGAGCCATCTACGACCATGCCACCGAGGAGTGGTATAGACCACGCGATGATTTCGACTTCTTCGAGGGGTAG
- the LOC108164298 gene encoding protein spaetzle 4 isoform X2, producing MDDAILCLLLIVMVALPIVATGFGFDSANSCTPNGKMSRRGRAQMLASIPCDLGKQAFCHLPGTAYPWHAVRRFVHENQGLMKRMYGDVRHISILRDEIQNNEVDEDDIEDAAERYSKDGGRRSAKYLMHGRDRDRDRDRDRDDFVSYKGNDVLMEPHFRPVSTTTTTTTRGTTTTEAPPTTSTTDRASTSTTTTSAPTSSSISSSTSTTAAPPLENPAVVPNPDSNSVYEVATSTTTSTTPSPGSAGTGDNIQIIESPQLGLRNLSSEVKADPPTPTTLRPTAGPNKSSSATASRRRKPAEPSTISATLRAVPTTTTTAAPTTTATVLIRRNATKSSPAISPSVTTPVSFAALFSGSSTGFSPEKQRRPLTTSTTSAPTPAAGQGPGPGQGPGQGPGQGPGLFPAQAGAATKAGLVRESQLFQDAMKQEPVAVSSNMRGVNACPVKDEVVAPFWANNTRGEVLALLNLYPFEQYVHWEKCTQEFKQMFCRDGCRCEQQYRLHRLLAYDPHNECRGIFSDWFRFPSSCICKCYNIPMEFRATSRSPRSDSSFDAPQERMDLRSDPIEAAEAEVQRAIYDHATEEWYRPRDDFDFFEG from the exons ATG GACGATGCCATCCTCTGTCTATTGCTGATCGTAATGGTAGCCCTTCCCATTGTCGCCACAGGATTCGGCTTCGACTCGGCCAACTCTTGCACTCCCAATGGCAAGATGTCGCGTCGCGGCCGGGCCCAAATGCTGGCGTCCATTCCCTGCGATCTGGGGAAGCAGGCCTTCTGCCACCTGCCCGGAACCGCATATCCCTGGCATGCAGTCCGTCGGTTCGTGCATGAGAACCAGGGACTGATGAAGCGCATGTACGGGGATGTGCGACACATCTCCATACTGCGCGATGAGATCCAGAACAACGAGGTGGATGAGGATGATATAGAGGACGCGGCGGAGCGATATAGTAAGGACGGAGGACGTCGCAGTGCCAAGTATCTGATGCATGGTCGCGATCGGGATAGGGATCGTGATCGTGATCGGGATGACTTTGTGAGCTACAAAGGGAATGATGTGCTCATGGAGCCGCACTTCCGACCCGTTTCCACAACTACGACCACGACTACAAGGGGAACGACAACAACGGAGGCTCCACCCACCACCAGTACCACCGACAGAGCATCCACCTCGACCACAACCACATCTGCCCCCACATCCTCTTCGATTTCATCCAGTACGAGCACAACAGCTGCTCCACCTCTTGAGAATCCCGCAGTAGTTCCAAACCCGGACTCGAATAGTGTCTACGAGGTTGCGACCTCAACGACCACCAGCACCACGCCGTCGCCAGGCAGTGCAGGCACTGGAGACAACATCCAAATCATCGAATCGCCTCAGTTGGGATTGCGGAATCTCAGCAGCGAGGTGAAGGCGGATCCACCGACACCCACGACTCTCAGGCCAACCGCAGGGCCCAACAAGAGCTCATCGGCCACGGCCAGTCGCAGAAGAAAGCCAGCAGAGCCCTCCACCATATCGGCCACTCTGAGGGCAGTTCCCACGACGACAACCACAGCGGCTCCAACCACCACTGCCACTGTGCTGATCAGACGCAATGCGACCAAATCCTCGCCTGCGATCTCTCCTTCGGTGACCACGCCCGTTAGCTTTGCCGCCCTCTTTTCGGGCTCGTCGACAGGCTTCAGTCCGGAAAAGCAGCGTAGGCCACTGACCACAAGCACCACATCAGCGCCAACGCCAGCTGCAGGTcaaggtccaggtccaggtcaaGGTCCAGGTCAAGGTCCAGGTCAAGGTCCAGGTCTTTTTCCAGCTCAGGCAGGAGCCGCAACAAAAGCGGGACTGGTGCGTGAAAGTCAACTCTTCCAGGATGCCATGAAGCAGGAGCCGGTGGCGGTGAGCAGCAACATGCGCGGAGT CAATGCCTGTCCGGTGAAGGATGAGGTGGTGGCCCCCTTCTGGGCGAACAACACACGCGGCGAGGTCCTGGCCCTGCTCAATCTGTATCCGTTCGAGCAGTACGTCCATTGGGAGAAGTGCACCCAGGAGTTCAAGCAGATGTTCTGCCGGGATGGATGCCGTTGCGAGCAGCAGTACCGCCTCCACCGTCTGCTCGCCTACGACCCGCACAACGAGTGCCGCGGCATCTTCTCCGACTGGTTCCGATTCCCCTCCAGCTGCATCTGCAAGTGCTACAACATACCAATGGAGTTCCGCGCCACCTCCCGCAGTCCGCGCTCCGACAGTAGCTTCGATGCACCGCAGGAGCGGATGGACCTGAGGTCGGACCCCATAGAAGCCGCAGAGGCGGAGGTGCAGCGAGCCATCTACGACCATGCCACCGAGGAGTGGTATAGACCACGCGATGATTTCGACTTCTTCGAGGGGTAG
- the LOC108163139 gene encoding disks large homolog 5 yields the protein MAKMASGDLSLTSTSSQEEESSEYVGYDNTLRPPSNSSGSTTAANMANNNGPTKDVNINSTAIVGVSGSGHGNGKKYELLQSQYEVAVRELSTLRQQHSHTKRRCEELATDLNLYQEHYVADSKKFTDMVEESARLKRKLILLENQSQQSQSQNQNQNQNGSAQGASQGAGGNPYYFGKASSCDGSCSDKLAELKKERSMLVVEREKYKKSYIELEKERNYYRERGDENQTLKVLLSKETKNVVSLTEELNQLLSEKDNVLQETQKMSDDLVLANKEIERLKKDEQLCRTEIKALQLANAELKKRDLLKSRESSWSKEFSSSSKEDSKELEKLRKSLEKALSEVDRAGQDADEAKRVRDWAISQREKIVQERDSVKTLCDKMRHERDKAISDSLMAIRDSEKIKKQKDEAQKKIDLLKEQLENQNLDNSSRRSFRLSSYEGEDLLEIELSNYDHAVDLGIILDDSNKRKLVCGVTKSSPAFGKLKINDVICKVNNMDCQSLSRRMVLDEIRACAPRSLLLVSRTRHSKRHPYSVQLKTRDRDTLHGLQLDMGVFIAKIEQNSLAFYEPELDVGDRVLSINNKSMDSVQSIEEVMQLLNDSRSDSLNIFALKYVQDQMQVQQGGEGHCRMTTSSAQTDSIDSMQQLSGGGGGGGGSGGGGVTSASGGSATKHPSKFADFFLRKLKFSKPGTPDDNFEQEHDDAIAALDSVLSENSSEKSKENLFNRKKRTKKEKEAAAKSMGTWPRASISHDNPTGTIGQRGGEKKRALMSLFTAGPINVDKDDDVDVHADAVVGHAALDKPLQQQLQDLPPPLPPQLSKPLAHIRNANGSAIKSHPNRNSNPVSSGPSALFPPSVGGVGGMPGHPGYPSHPRHSLYGGTISAAEEPQKPLQRAAPLMGANARVKMPSQDRYGARPHSNHRFSLNITPSGDFYQPKTSGQQAQQQVMNPSAGGGGMGMGMGMGMGMGSGTGTGPGPAAGEFPVRKQQIFDVFHPPPLPKTSASSSSNSNAVFMPLNPSRGGMPLHPAGSQPADVISLKSQNSIESILSAKSPPISEYSVYPKRHVPMPQAVKHVPKYPSDSESIGSGILGIGTGIYSQQASHISGNRHTQLFPTFAPSVQVLRNTRRSSPLTLPSPPPQPLTTVAQHDSSSAIGIPTDLDYPHPQQHQHHHQQQQQQQHMNPHPLPHALPPYLDYGHPSHPSHGPYPYMGVGGGGGVIYEGGTFPRKKDNQRLRIPSNPSVASKSSSMVKNSSGSIDHHYVTSMAPASSASSSDRAPVSLMSTAIHASFGVSVPGGGAANGGAGGGGSGRGSPMPQVHVEVLSHGAGSGSKRSSNVPADFLCPGDLRRVTIDKRDKSLGITIQCNNNGGGIFVSTVADKSTAMRAGLQVGDQLLEVCGINMRAATQEIAANVLRQCGDSFTMLVQYNPEKFPSMEYEMGTHNLEPESPLNHSGSPTPRNSPRPPARSVLAPLPLQPLTLLPSAAVSSGGSRAPLSHQSIKDQSFTDSLENQSDISSSQDMPSSAATTTTTTASATSTVYDEDPKPALPPPPVSVPAETLRYVTLHMDKSKNLGIKLFGGNKVGIYVHDVAPGSPSDHAGIRKGDQILEYNGVDLSGVTAEQAANEISKLTDTVTMLVQNKLHTLKQIKDEPGDSFYIRVGFDRIGELNEDDLRFVKDEVLYVDNTVFNGTFGLWRAWKLDAMGHRKECGIIPSQMKVEEELRSGEVVDCDTGTARRGSTSARRSFFRRKKNQRSSSRDSTEIASFSNTQLSFFPDLGLLNDDGGALSYQRVELLDSPTRRPVLIIGPLSECLMDRLTIDFSNLFKLCEVTAMDCSQEAMEEGLKENIFVDYRRRGNKFECTTVEAISNACKNDRRHCILDVSISAVERLQRLQIYPIVLLLRFKSAKQIRDIRDFGTDKISAKAAKEMYERAMKLETDYKQYISAVIPGVSIKHMCTQIKDAVDKEQDKLLWVPVSSG from the exons ATGGCAAAGATGGCATCGGGAGATCTTTCGCTGACCAGCACGAGCAGTCAAGAGG AAGAAAGCTCAGAGTATGTGGGCTATGACAACACACTCCGTCCGCCGTCCAACTCCAGCGGCAGCACCACGGCCGCCAATATGGCCAACAACAACGGCCCCACCAAGGACGTCAACATCAACAGCACAGCCATTGTGGGGGTGTCCGGCAGCGGGCACGGGAACGGAAAGAAGTACGAGCTGCTGCAGTCGCAGTACGAGGTGGCGGTACGGGAGCTGAGTACGCTACGGCAGCAGCACTCGCACACGAAGCGGCGCTGCGAGGAGCTGGCCACCGACCTCAATCTCTACCAGGAGCACTACGTGGCGGATAGCAAGAAGTTCACGGACATGGTGGAGGAGAGTGCGCGGCTCAAGCGCAAGCTGATCCTGCTGGAGAACCAGAGCcagcagagccagagccagaaccagaaccaaaaCCAGAATGGCAGCGCACAGGGAGCGTCTCAGGGTGCGGGCGGCAATCCGTATTACTTCGGGAAAGCGTCCTCCTGCGATGGCAGCTGCAGCGACAAGCTGGCGGAGCTGAAGAAGGAGCGCAGCATGCTGGTGGTGGAGCGGGAGAAGTACAAGAAGTCGTACATTGAGCTGGAGAAGGAGCGCAACTACTACCGGGAGCGTGGCGATGAGAACCAGACGCTGAAAGTGCTGCTGTCCAAGGAGACGAAGAACGTGGTCTCGCTCACCGAGGAGCTGAACCAGCTGCTCTCCGAGAAGGATAACGTGCTGCAGGAGACCCAGAAGATGTCCGACGACCTGGTGCTGGCCAACAAGGAGATCGAGCGTCTCAAGAAGGACGAGCAGCTGTGCCGTACCGAGATCAAGGCGCTGCAGCTGGCCAACGCCGAGCTAAAGAAGCGCGATCTGCTCAAGTCGCGTGAGAGCTCCTGGTCGAAGGAGTTCTCCTCCAGCAGCAAGGAGGACAGCAAGGAGCTGGAGAAGCTGCGCAAGAGCCTGGAGAAAGCCCTCTCCGAAGTGGATCGGGCCGGCCAGGACGCCGATGAGGCGAAGCGGGTGCGCGACTGGGCGATCTCGCAGCGCGAGAAGATCGTCCAGGAGCGCGACTCCGTGAAGACGCTCTGTGATAAGATGCGCCACGAGCGCGACAAGGCCATCTCCGACTCGCTGATGGCCATCCGCGACAGCGAGAAGATCAAGAAGCAGAAGGACGAGGCCCAGAAGAAAATCGACCTGCTGAAGGAGCAGCTGGAGAACCAGAACCTCGACAATTCCTCGCGCCGCAGCTTCCGCCTGAGCAGCTACGAGGGCGAGGACCTGCTCGAGATCGAGCTCTCCAACTATGACCATGCCGTCGATCTGGGCATCATCCTGGACGACAGCAACAAGCGGAAGCTCGTATGCGGCGTCACCAAGAGCTCGCCCGCCTTCGGCAAGCTCAAGATTAACGACGTTATCTGCAAGGTGAACAACATGGACTGTCAGTCCCTCTCCCGCCGCATGGTGCTCGACGAGATCCGCGCTTGTGCCCCGCGCAGCCTGCTACTCGTCTCCCGCACGCGCCACAGCAAGCGGCACCCGTACTCCGTGCAGCTAAAGACCCGCGACCGGGACACCCTGCACGGCCTGCAGCTGGACATGGGCGTGTTCATAGCTAAGATCGAGCAGAACTCGCTGGCCTTCTACGAGCCAGAGCTGGATGTGGGCGACCGCGTGCTGAGCATCAACAACAAGTCCATGGACTCGGTGCAGTCCATCGAGGAGGTGATGCAGCTGCTCAACGACTCGCGCAGCGACAGCCTCAACATATTTGCCCTCAAGTACGTGCAGGATCAGATGCAGGTGCAGCAGGGCGGCGAGGGCCACTGCCGCATGACCACATCCTCGGCTCAGACCGACTCCATAGACTCCATGCAGCAGCTGagtggtggcggtggcggtggcggtggaaGTGGGGGTGGTGGTGTGACCAGTGCCAGCGGCGGTAGTGCCACCAAACATCCTTCGAAATTCGCAGACTTTTTCCTGCGAAAGCTTAAGTTCAGCAAGCCGGGCACACCGGACGATAACTTCGAGCAGGAGCACGATGATGCCATCGCCGCACTGGACTCGGTGCTCAGCGAGAACAGCTCGGAGAAGAGCAAGGAGAATCTCTTCAATCGCAAGAAGCGCACcaagaaggagaaggaggcgGCCGCCAAGAGCATGGGCACCTGGCCGCGGGCCAGCATCTCGCACGACAATCCCACCGGCACCATCGGTCAACGGGGCGGCGAGAAGAAGCGCGCCCTCATGTCCCTCTTCACCGCCGGTCCCATTAACGTGGACAAGGACGATGATGTGGATGTCCATGCGGATGCTGTGGTGGGTCATGCGGCGCTCGACAagccgctgcagcagcagctgcaggatCTGCCGCCCCCACTCCCGCCACAGCTGTCCAAGCCGCTGGCGCACATCCGGAATGCCAATGGCAGCGCCATCAAATCGCATCCGAACCGCAACTCCAATCCCGTGAGCTCTGGGCCCTCGGCTCTGTTTCCTCCCTCCGTTGGGGGAGTGGGCGGCATGCCGGGGCATCCTGGGTATCCCTCTCATCCCCGCCACTCGCTCTACGGCGGCACCATTTCTGCCGCGGAGGAGCCCCAGAAGCCGCTGCAGCGTGCCGCTCCCCTTATGGGAGCCAATGCCCGGGTGAAGATGCCCTCGCAGGACCGCTACGGAGCCCGGCCGCACAGCAACCATCGCTTCTCGCTAAACATCACGCCCAGCGGGGACTTCTACCAGCCCAAGACGAGCGGCCAGCAGGCGCAGCAGCAGGTTATGAACCCCAGTGCCGGCGGAGGAGGCATGGGCATGGGAATGGGCATGGGGATGGGTATGGGATccgggactgggactggacCTGGGCCGGCGGCAGGGGAGTTTCCCGTGCGAAAGCAGCAGATCTTCGATGTGTTCCATCCGCCGCCTCTGCCCAAGACCAgtgccagctccagctccaactCCAATGCCGTCTTCATGCCCCTGAATCCGTCGCGGGGTGGCATGCCCTTGCATCCAGCCGGAAGCCAGCCGGCGGACGTGATTTCACTCAAGTCACAGAACTCCATCGAGTCGATACTGTCCGCCAAGAGTCCGCCCATTAGCGAGTACAGCGTTTATCCCAAACGGCATGTGCCCATGCCGCAGGCGGTCAAGCATGTGCCCAAGTAtcccagcgacagcgagagcATTGGCTCTGGCATCCTCGGGATCGGCACGGGCATCTACTCGCAGCAGGCCAGCCACATCTCGGGCAACCGACACACGCAGCTCTTTCCCACGTTCGCGCCCAGCGTCCAGGTTCTGCGCAACACGCGTCGCTCCAGTCCACTGACGCTGCCATCGCCGCCGCCACAGCCCCTGACCACGGTGGCCCAGCATGACAGCAGCAGTGCCATTGGCATACCCACAGACCTGGACTACCCGCATccgcagcagcatcagcatcatcatcagcagcagcaacaacaacagcacatGAATCCCCATCCACTGCCCCATGCGCTGCCGCCGTACCTGGACTACGGCCACCCGAGCCATCCCAGTCATGGCCCGTATCCGTATATGGGCGTAGGCGGAGGGGGTGGTGTCATCTACGAAGGCGGGACCTTCCCTCGGAAGAAGGACAACCAGAGACTGCGCATACCGTCCAACCCGAGCGTCGCCAGCAAGAGCAGCAGCATGGTGAAGAACAGCTCGGGCTCCATCGACCATCATTATGTCACAAGCATGGCTCCGGCCTCGTCGGCCTCCTCCTCGGACCGGGCGCCCGTCTCTCTGATGAGCACGGCCATCCATGCCAGCTTCGGGGTGAGTGTGCCCGGAGGGGGAGCGGCGAACGGGGGAGCAGGCGGCGGCGGAAGTGGCCGTGGCTCGCCCATGCCTCAGGTGCACGTGGAGGTGCTCAGCCATGGGGCTGGGAGCGGCAGCAAACGGAGCTCCAATGTGCCTGCGGATTTTCTCTGCCCTGGAGACCTTAGAAGAGTCACCATCGACAAGCGCGACAAGTCGCTCGGTATCACAATTCAGTGCAACAACAACGGGGGCGGCATCTTCGTGTCGACCGTGGCTGACAAGAGTACCGCGATGCGTGCCGGTCTCCAGGTGGGCGATCAACTCTTGGAAGTGTGCGGCATCAATATGCGGGCGGCCACGCAGGAGATTGCGGCCAATGTGCTGCGGCAGTGCGGCGACTCCTTCACCATGCTTGTCCAGTACAATCCGGAGA AGTTCCCTTCGATGGAGTACGAGATGGGCACGCACAATCTGGAACCAGAATCTCCCCTCAATCACTCGGGCTCGCCCACGCCGCGAAACTCGCCGCGTCCACCGGCCCGCAGTGTCCTGGCTCCGCTGCCCCTGCAGCCGCTCACCCTCCTGCCGTCGGCAGCGGTGTCGTCCGGTGGCTCGCGAGCACCGCTCTCCCACCAGTCCATCAAGGATCAAAGCTTCACCGATAGCCTGGAGAACCAGTCggacatcagcagcagccaggacATGCCCTCGTCGGCGGCCACCACAACGACGACCACAGCCTCGGCCACCTCGACCGTCTACGATGAGGACCCCAAGCCGGCATTGCCGCCGCCTCCCGTCTCCGTTCCAGCAGAGA CTCTGCGGTACGTGACGCTGCACATGGACAAATCGAAGAACCTGGGCATCAAGCTGTTTGGCGGCAACAAGGTGGGCATATATGTGCACGACGTGGCGCCCGGCTCGCCCTCGGACCATGCCGGCATACGCAAGGGCGATCAGATTCTCGAGTACAATGGCGTAGACCTGAGCGGAGTCACCGCCGAGCAGGCGGCCAACGAGATCTCCAAGCTCACGGACACCGTCACCATGCTGGTGCAGAACAAGCTGCACA CACTTAAGCAAATAAAAGACGAGCCGGGTGATTCGTTCTACATACGCGTTGGGTTTGATCGGATCGGAGAGCTGAACGAGGACGATTTGCGCTTTGTGAAGGATGAGGTGCTGTATGTGGACAATACGGTTTTCAATGGCACCTTTGGTCTGTGGAGAGCCTGGAAGCTGGACGCCATGGGGCATCGCAAGGAGTGCGGCATCATACCCAGTCAAATGAA AGTGGAAGAGGAGCTGCGCTCGGGCGAGGTGGTCGACTGTGATACGGGTACCGCGCGACGCGGCAGCACCTCAGCTCGGCGTTCGTTTTTTCGTCGCAAGAAGAACCAGCGCAGCTCGTCCCGCGACTCCACGGAGATTGCCAGCTTCAGCAATACGCAGCTTAGCTTCTTTCCGGACCTAGGCCTACTCAACGACGATGGCGGGGCCCTGAGCTATCAGCGTGTGGAGCTCTTGGACT CGCCCACACGTCGTCCTGTACTGATCATTGGACCGTTGTCCGAGTGCCTGATGGATCGCCTCACCATTGACTTTTCCAACTTGTTCAAACTGTGCGAGGTGACGGCCATGGACTGCTCGCAAGAGGCCATGGAGGAGGGTCTCAAGGAGAACATCTTCGTGGACTATCGCCGGCGTGGCAACAAGTTCGAGTGCACCACCGTGGAGGCCATCAGCAATGCCTGCAAGAAT GATCGACGTCACTGCATCCTGGATGTGTCGATCTCGGCCGTTGAGCGGCTCCAGCGGCTGCAGATCTATCCGATTGTCCTTCTGCTGCGTTTCAAGTCCGCCAAGCAAATCCGCGATATCCGTGATTTTGGCACTGACAAAATCTCGGCCAAGGCGGCCAAGGAGATGTACGAGCGGGCCATGAAGCTAGAGACTGACTACAAGCAGTACATATCAG CCGTCATACCCGGCGTGAGCATCAAGCACATGTGCACTCAGATCAAGGATGCCGTCGACAAGGAGCAAGACAAGCTGCTCTGGGTGCCCGTCTCGAGTGGCTGA